The following are encoded together in the Arcobacter aquimarinus genome:
- a CDS encoding diguanylate cyclase, with amino-acid sequence MKILYVENDKKLIACIDKHCSKTTHEIILIESVIDALLCLKESNEVELIITELNHLELDILSYLKEIRNLKKDIPIIITSNNLDLKVSLKEFSELNILSVLEKPFDFDKLKMLIEKLDENKRSFHYKEKIRELKLFIKPFKEFSFYSETDLEGKIVDISDSFCHLVGFKKEELIGKKHSIFKHPMEDNTKYKEIWKNLLNGNSWVGELKCLDKLGNDIWYKTIIFPKRNENQEIIGYAAKRQDITEKKYVELLSITNDLTGLYNKRFFKQTLENERNRVRRDKKNLVFIMIDVDNFKKYNDLYGHLKGDQVLKQIAEILKINSRRTNDFAFRLGGEEFAIITSITPTLSLSKIIRYTEKIRKEVLNKRIEHLRNENIGFVTVSLGVFNYKLEMNYSCDEIYRFADIALYEAKNSGRNKVVIYNK; translated from the coding sequence TTGAAAATCTTATATGTTGAGAATGATAAAAAATTAATTGCTTGTATAGATAAACATTGTTCAAAAACTACTCATGAAATTATTTTGATAGAGAGTGTAATAGATGCTTTATTATGTTTAAAAGAATCAAATGAAGTAGAGTTGATTATAACGGAATTAAATCATTTAGAATTGGATATTTTATCTTATTTAAAAGAGATAAGAAATTTAAAAAAAGATATTCCTATTATAATAACTTCAAATAATTTAGACTTAAAAGTATCTTTGAAAGAATTCTCTGAATTAAATATTTTAAGTGTATTAGAAAAACCTTTTGATTTTGATAAGTTAAAAATGTTGATAGAAAAATTAGATGAAAATAAAAGAAGTTTTCATTATAAAGAAAAAATAAGGGAATTAAAATTATTTATAAAACCTTTTAAAGAATTCTCATTTTATTCAGAAACAGATTTAGAAGGTAAAATAGTAGATATAAGTGATTCGTTTTGTCATTTAGTTGGATTTAAAAAAGAGGAATTAATAGGAAAAAAGCATTCTATTTTTAAACATCCAATGGAAGATAATACAAAATATAAAGAGATTTGGAAAAATCTTCTCAATGGTAACAGTTGGGTAGGCGAATTGAAATGTTTGGATAAATTAGGAAATGATATTTGGTATAAAACAATAATATTTCCTAAAAGAAATGAAAATCAAGAAATTATTGGCTATGCTGCTAAAAGACAAGATATTACAGAAAAGAAATATGTTGAACTTTTAAGTATAACAAATGATTTAACAGGTTTATATAATAAAAGATTTTTTAAACAGACTTTGGAAAATGAAAGAAATAGAGTAAGAAGAGATAAAAAAAACTTAGTTTTTATAATGATAGATGTGGATAATTTCAAAAAATATAATGATTTATATGGACATTTAAAAGGTGATCAAGTTTTAAAACAAATAGCAGAAATATTAAAAATAAATTCGAGAAGAACAAATGATTTTGCTTTTAGATTAGGTGGTGAAGAATTTGCAATAATTACATCAATCACACCAACTTTAAGTTTATCAAAAATTATAAGATACACAGAAAAAATAAGAAAAGAAGTCTTAAACAAAAGAATAGAGCATTTAAGAAATGAGAATATAGGTTTTGTAACAGTTTCTTTGGGTGTATTTAATTATAAATTAGAAATGAATTATAGTTGCGATGAAATTTACAGATTTGCAGATATTGCTTTATATGAAGCGAAAAACTCAGGAAGAAATAAAGTTGTTATATATAATAAATAG